One stretch of Streptomyces hygroscopicus DNA includes these proteins:
- a CDS encoding extradiol ring-cleavage dioxygenase, whose product MPATNGLSSFLRSHPPAGAYDDLLARVLPQARAQRVWSESDGPLPSLFVSHGAPFTLDDPQWLGDLFDWAQSMPKPKAVVVISAHWENAPAALSGTAAGTPLYYDFSGFHPRYRTLPYATPDATDLARRLTGTLSRTTVHEFTDRGLDHGAFIPLMAMYPAADIPVVQLSMPSLEPGALLELGARLRPLREEGVLIVGSGFMTHSFAVFRHPELAAETAAFDDWAVDALARADVDALTDYRGKAPGAEVAHPTAEHFVPLLLTVGAASDPGSAVSAIDRMVMGNSTRSVRMN is encoded by the coding sequence ATGCCCGCCACGAACGGCCTGAGTTCTTTCTTACGGTCGCACCCGCCGGCCGGGGCGTACGACGATCTCCTTGCCCGGGTCCTGCCACAGGCGCGCGCACAGCGTGTGTGGAGTGAGTCCGACGGACCCCTTCCCAGCCTCTTCGTCAGCCACGGGGCCCCGTTCACCCTCGACGATCCGCAATGGCTCGGCGACCTCTTCGACTGGGCCCAGTCGATGCCCAAGCCCAAGGCCGTCGTGGTCATCTCGGCGCACTGGGAAAACGCACCGGCCGCCCTCTCCGGAACCGCGGCAGGTACGCCGCTGTACTACGACTTCAGCGGCTTCCACCCCCGTTACAGGACGCTTCCCTACGCGACGCCCGACGCCACTGACCTGGCGCGGCGGCTCACCGGCACGCTGAGCCGGACCACCGTGCACGAATTCACCGACCGCGGCCTCGACCACGGCGCCTTCATCCCCCTCATGGCCATGTATCCCGCGGCCGACATCCCGGTCGTACAGCTCTCGATGCCCAGTCTCGAACCTGGCGCTCTGCTGGAACTCGGTGCGCGCCTGCGGCCTCTGCGCGAAGAAGGCGTCCTCATTGTCGGCTCGGGCTTCATGACGCACAGCTTCGCCGTCTTCCGCCACCCCGAACTCGCCGCTGAGACGGCGGCATTCGACGACTGGGCCGTCGACGCTCTCGCCAGAGCCGACGTCGACGCACTCACCGACTACCGCGGCAAGGCGCCCGGTGCCGAGGTCGCCCACCCGACGGCCGAGCACTTTGTCCCGCTGCTGCTCACCGTCGGCGCCGCCTCAGATCCCGGGAGCGCCGTGAGCGCCATCGACCGCATGGTGATGGGCAATTCCACGCGGTCGGTGCGGATGAATTGA
- a CDS encoding alcohol dehydrogenase, translated as MKAVRYHDFGSSEALRYEDIERPVPDTGQVLVRVAATSFNPVDDHIRAGALNAMLPIALPHVPGIDLAGTVAELGAGVSGVAVGDRVVAMLPLDAEGAAAEYVLAPADALVAAPRSIDLVDAAALPLTGLSAWQVLFELAELKPGQTVLVNGAGGAVGSLAVQLAVDAGAQVTAAASPRHAERLQGYGARVVGRLDLAAGPAAVGGPFEVLLNHVRGTEDEAARLSRYVADGGVAASTAGPIPEDPARSVRTAGLWVRSDAAQLTELVARVDDGRLRIHIADRRPVADSRAVHEDSAAGRLPGKTVLIAP; from the coding sequence ATGAAGGCAGTGCGCTACCACGACTTCGGCAGCAGCGAGGCCCTGCGCTACGAGGACATCGAGCGTCCGGTACCCGACACCGGGCAGGTGCTGGTGCGGGTGGCGGCCACGTCGTTCAACCCGGTCGACGACCACATCCGCGCCGGAGCCCTGAACGCGATGTTGCCCATCGCTCTCCCGCACGTGCCCGGGATCGACCTGGCGGGCACCGTCGCCGAACTCGGCGCGGGGGTGTCGGGCGTGGCGGTCGGCGACCGGGTCGTGGCCATGCTGCCCCTCGACGCCGAGGGCGCGGCCGCCGAGTACGTGCTCGCCCCGGCCGACGCCCTGGTCGCGGCGCCCCGGTCGATCGACCTGGTCGACGCCGCGGCGCTGCCCCTTACTGGCCTGTCGGCCTGGCAGGTGTTGTTCGAGCTCGCCGAACTGAAGCCCGGGCAGACCGTTCTGGTCAACGGGGCAGGGGGTGCGGTGGGCAGTCTCGCGGTTCAGCTTGCCGTCGACGCGGGAGCGCAGGTGACCGCGGCGGCCAGTCCGCGGCACGCCGAGCGCCTTCAGGGCTACGGCGCCCGGGTCGTCGGCCGTCTCGATCTCGCCGCGGGCCCCGCCGCGGTGGGTGGCCCCTTCGAGGTTCTGCTGAACCATGTGCGCGGCACCGAGGACGAGGCCGCGCGGCTGTCGCGCTACGTCGCCGACGGCGGCGTGGCCGCCAGCACAGCGGGCCCGATACCGGAGGACCCCGCCCGCTCGGTACGCACGGCCGGCCTATGGGTCCGCAGTGACGCCGCCCAGCTGACCGAACTGGTGGCGAGGGTCGATGACGGTCGGCTCCGCATCCACATCGCCGACCGCCGCCCGGTGGCCGATTCGCGTGCCGTGCATGAGGACTCGGCGGCCGGACGACTGCCCGGAAAGACCGTCCTGATCGCTCCCTGA
- a CDS encoding dienelactone hydrolase translates to MPTKTLRIPTADGQADAFAAFPDRGGRHPGVLMYSDAFGVRPVLQEMARELAGHGYYVLVPNFYYRHGPAPVIELPEHIGEETRPAVIGRLMPLLEAHITTERVLRDADAYLTFLTTRPEVSAGPVAVTGYCIGTLLALRTAAAHPGQVAAVAGFHPGFVVTDAPDSPHRLVPELTAEVHLGLAEGDLSPEIINELYQALDAAGVGHTCEIYPDTIHGFTMSDTDAFDAAGLKRHWDRLLSLLDRTLATG, encoded by the coding sequence ATGCCCACCAAGACGCTGCGGATTCCCACCGCGGACGGCCAGGCCGACGCCTTCGCCGCCTTCCCCGACCGGGGCGGGCGGCACCCGGGGGTGCTGATGTACTCGGACGCCTTCGGAGTGCGGCCCGTACTGCAGGAGATGGCCCGCGAACTGGCCGGACACGGCTACTACGTACTCGTCCCCAACTTCTACTACCGGCACGGCCCGGCACCGGTGATCGAACTTCCCGAGCACATCGGAGAGGAGACCCGGCCCGCGGTCATCGGCCGGCTGATGCCCTTGCTCGAGGCACACATCACCACCGAACGTGTCCTGCGCGACGCCGACGCCTACCTCACATTCCTCACCACCCGGCCGGAGGTCAGCGCCGGACCGGTCGCCGTGACCGGCTACTGCATCGGCACCCTCCTGGCACTGCGCACCGCGGCGGCCCACCCCGGCCAGGTGGCCGCCGTCGCCGGATTCCATCCCGGTTTCGTGGTCACCGACGCGCCCGACAGTCCGCACCGCCTCGTGCCCGAGCTCACCGCCGAAGTCCATCTCGGCCTCGCCGAAGGCGACTTGTCGCCCGAGATCATCAATGAGCTCTACCAGGCCCTGGACGCCGCGGGTGTCGGCCACACCTGCGAGATCTACCCCGACACCATCCACGGCTTCACCATGTCCGACACCGATGCCTTTGACGCCGCCGGGCTGAAGCGCCACTGGGACCGCCTGCTCTCCCTCCTGGACCGCACCCTGGCCACCGGCTGA
- a CDS encoding DNA-binding protein — protein sequence MTRIIADISVSLDGFVTGPDPGPDNGLGTGGEALHTWAFSEAPDDRRILREATARSGAVVLGRRLFDIVDGPNGWDDTTGYGAREVGKPAFIVVTSSPPESVRLTDLDWTFVTTGLADAVTAARERAEAASSDSGKDLDAILMGGGATVGSALAAGLVDELTLHLAPVVLGAGTPLFTGGAPRTLVQRSVTSTSTVTHLTYDVL from the coding sequence ATGACTCGAATCATCGCTGACATCTCGGTCTCCCTCGACGGCTTCGTCACCGGGCCCGACCCCGGCCCGGACAACGGTCTGGGCACCGGCGGCGAGGCCCTGCACACCTGGGCGTTCTCCGAGGCCCCCGACGACCGCCGGATCCTGCGCGAGGCCACCGCCCGCTCGGGCGCCGTCGTCCTCGGCCGCCGGCTCTTCGACATCGTCGACGGCCCGAACGGCTGGGACGACACGACCGGCTACGGCGCCCGCGAGGTCGGCAAGCCCGCGTTCATCGTCGTGACGAGCTCACCACCGGAGTCGGTACGCCTCACCGACCTCGACTGGACGTTCGTCACCACCGGTCTGGCCGACGCCGTCACCGCCGCGCGCGAACGCGCCGAGGCGGCGTCGTCCGACAGCGGCAAGGACCTCGACGCCATCCTCATGGGCGGCGGCGCCACGGTCGGCTCGGCGCTCGCCGCCGGTCTGGTCGACGAGCTGACGCTGCACCTCGCGCCCGTCGTACTGGGCGCCGGAACGCCACTGTTCACCGGCGGAGCGCCACGCACACTGGTGCAGCGGAGCGTGACCTCGACATCGACGGTGACGCACCTGACCTACGACGTCCTCTGA
- a CDS encoding amino acid ABC transporter substrate-binding protein: MLAGLELAVREVNDGGGIAGRPLELVVRDTAADPQKAAAAVDELARLGVAAVAGEYHSVVARAAAARADALGLPFLCSSAVLDALTEQPTEWVARLAPAQSHGWQIYADFLLGAGHSRIAVAAQPSVYWASGTRILREHLAPPGGTVIELDMRTLTPTAVCDELVDHRATALLLLVGHPEPAVSIVKAVRRDERLANVMMGAPAGQPEFAEWARLLGDDSAAIPFLRYLPERLSPLGARVEAALRERLAEAPSFVAFEGYDTVAVLADVLRSHGVDRARIAEAWPRVAVEGTRGRIQFSRTPGISVWQWTWAPVQVVDRDPADPERFRIRHAG, from the coding sequence TTGCTCGCTGGGCTCGAGTTGGCCGTTCGCGAAGTCAATGACGGCGGCGGGATCGCCGGAAGACCACTCGAGCTGGTGGTCCGGGACACCGCGGCTGATCCGCAGAAGGCCGCGGCGGCCGTCGACGAATTGGCTCGCCTGGGCGTGGCCGCCGTGGCGGGGGAGTATCACAGCGTCGTCGCTCGCGCCGCTGCCGCCCGGGCCGACGCCCTCGGCCTGCCGTTCCTCTGCTCGTCAGCGGTTCTCGACGCGCTCACCGAACAGCCGACGGAATGGGTCGCGCGCCTCGCCCCGGCGCAGTCCCACGGCTGGCAGATCTACGCGGACTTCCTCCTCGGCGCGGGCCACAGCCGTATCGCCGTAGCGGCCCAGCCGAGTGTCTACTGGGCATCCGGGACCCGCATTCTGCGGGAGCACCTCGCGCCACCCGGCGGCACCGTCATCGAACTCGACATGCGTACGCTCACCCCCACGGCGGTGTGCGACGAACTCGTCGACCATCGCGCGACGGCCCTCCTTCTCCTGGTCGGCCACCCGGAGCCGGCAGTGTCGATCGTCAAGGCTGTCCGCCGCGACGAGCGCCTCGCCAACGTGATGATGGGTGCTCCGGCCGGGCAACCGGAGTTCGCCGAATGGGCGAGGTTGCTGGGCGACGACAGCGCCGCGATCCCGTTCTTGCGCTACCTGCCCGAGCGCCTCAGCCCACTCGGTGCACGAGTCGAGGCGGCCCTCCGCGAGCGGCTGGCCGAAGCGCCCTCCTTCGTCGCCTTCGAGGGCTACGACACGGTCGCCGTACTCGCCGATGTGCTGCGCTCTCACGGCGTGGACCGGGCGCGCATTGCCGAAGCCTGGCCGCGGGTCGCGGTCGAGGGCACCCGTGGGCGGATCCAGTTCTCCCGTACGCCGGGCATCAGCGTGTGGCAATGGACTTGGGCGCCCGTCCAGGTCGTTGACCGGGATCCGGCGGACCCCGAGCGCTTTCGGATCCGCCACGCCGGCTGA
- a CDS encoding membrane protein, whose product MPPTLSSTKTRVALRQSARISLELLLVLVMTTVVLWGLGQMWSVVWPLVVGLLLTTLTWPLARFLRGFGWPPALAASVVTVLFLLVVTGIVALIAVPVASQSGELTDRVTEGIQQVREWAAGPPLNISDDQITKATDTAADRLQSSAGSLVTTIVTGVSTVIDGVVTAVLALFLMFFFLKDGPRFLPWLARQLPGRLATDIPVVAARGWDTLGAFVRSQALVGLLDAVLIGLGLWALGVPLVLPLAVLTFICAFVPIVGALFAGAVAVLIALVSNGSTDALIALAIIVVVQQLEGNVFQPMIQSRGLGLHAAVILLAVTLGSSLAGIVGSLLAVPVAALIAVVWNYLREQLSHPPEELENNEQHAGGAVVS is encoded by the coding sequence ATGCCTCCCACGTTGAGTTCAACGAAAACCCGCGTCGCGCTCCGCCAATCGGCGCGTATCTCCCTTGAGTTGCTTCTGGTCCTCGTCATGACCACGGTGGTCCTGTGGGGCCTGGGCCAGATGTGGTCGGTGGTCTGGCCACTCGTCGTCGGACTGCTCCTTACGACGCTGACCTGGCCCCTGGCCCGCTTTCTGCGTGGGTTCGGGTGGCCGCCCGCGCTGGCCGCCTCGGTCGTGACCGTGTTGTTCCTCCTGGTCGTCACGGGCATCGTGGCGCTGATCGCGGTGCCGGTGGCGTCCCAGTCCGGCGAACTGACCGACCGTGTGACCGAAGGCATCCAACAGGTGCGTGAATGGGCCGCCGGGCCACCGCTGAACATCAGCGATGACCAGATCACCAAGGCCACCGACACCGCGGCCGACCGGCTGCAGAGCAGTGCCGGCAGCTTGGTCACCACTATCGTCACGGGGGTGAGCACCGTGATCGATGGTGTGGTCACCGCCGTCCTCGCGCTCTTCTTGATGTTCTTCTTCCTCAAGGACGGCCCGCGGTTCCTGCCGTGGCTCGCCCGCCAACTGCCCGGTCGGCTCGCCACCGACATCCCCGTGGTGGCCGCGCGCGGTTGGGACACTCTGGGCGCCTTCGTGCGTTCCCAGGCGTTGGTCGGCCTGCTCGACGCCGTCCTCATCGGACTCGGTCTGTGGGCCCTGGGAGTACCGCTGGTGCTGCCACTGGCGGTCCTGACCTTCATCTGCGCGTTCGTGCCCATTGTGGGGGCCTTGTTCGCGGGTGCGGTCGCGGTGCTCATCGCGTTGGTGTCCAACGGCTCGACGGACGCACTGATCGCCCTCGCGATCATCGTCGTGGTGCAGCAGTTGGAAGGCAATGTGTTCCAGCCCATGATCCAAAGCCGCGGGCTCGGCCTGCACGCGGCAGTCATCCTGCTCGCGGTGACATTGGGCAGCAGCCTGGCCGGGATCGTGGGCAGTCTGCTCGCCGTACCGGTTGCCGCGCTGATCGCGGTGGTCTGGAACTACCTGCGCGAGCAGCTCAGCCACCCGCCGGAGGAGCTGGAGAACAACGAGCAACACGCCGGTGGCGCTGTCGTGTCGTAG
- a CDS encoding acetolactate synthase: MKVAEAVGRALSAAGVDHVFGVVGSGNFHLTNAMVAAGSRFVAARHEGGAATMADAYARMSGTVAALTVHQGCGLTNAITGIGEAAKSRTPLLVLAAEATEPRSNFSVDQEALAHAVGAVTARVTSAEDAVEQACTAVRRALHERRTVLLNLPLDVQALDAPDDAPALAAPPPERTGVEPVPADVAALAQVLERSRRAVFVAGRGSRAIGARNALAALAERHGALLATSAVARGLFHDDPWSLDVSGGFSSPLTAELIQGADLIVGWGCALNMWTMRHGRLIGPDTTVVQVDDDASALGVHREVHLGVTGDVELTARQVLDTPGRQREGYRTADIGAAIATRVRWRDVPYEDESSRERIDPRTLSIALDDILPAERVMGVDSGNFMGYPTMYLSVPDHNGLCFTQAFQSIGLGLATAIGAALARPDRLPVAALGDGGALMSAAELDTVRRLGLPMVVVVYNDDAYGAEVHHFKPGGYPLDTVEFPPTDIAAVARGYGFEAVTVRTPADLKAVEDWVAGPRSAPLLIDAKVVADHGAWWLEEAFRGH; encoded by the coding sequence ATGAAGGTCGCGGAAGCCGTCGGCCGGGCGTTGTCCGCGGCAGGTGTCGACCATGTATTCGGCGTGGTCGGCTCGGGCAACTTCCATCTGACCAATGCCATGGTGGCGGCGGGTTCCCGGTTCGTCGCCGCACGCCATGAGGGCGGCGCGGCCACGATGGCGGATGCCTACGCGCGGATGAGCGGCACAGTGGCCGCGCTGACCGTGCATCAGGGGTGCGGACTGACGAACGCCATCACCGGTATCGGCGAGGCGGCCAAGAGCCGTACGCCGCTCCTCGTGCTGGCGGCCGAGGCGACCGAGCCGAGGTCCAACTTCTCCGTCGACCAAGAGGCGCTGGCGCATGCGGTGGGCGCGGTCACCGCGCGTGTGACGTCGGCGGAGGACGCGGTCGAACAGGCATGCACCGCGGTGCGACGCGCCCTGCACGAACGGCGCACCGTGCTGCTCAACCTCCCGTTGGACGTGCAGGCCCTGGACGCGCCCGACGACGCACCGGCCCTGGCCGCGCCGCCGCCGGAACGGACCGGGGTCGAGCCGGTACCGGCCGACGTGGCGGCGCTGGCGCAGGTGCTCGAGCGGTCACGACGTGCGGTCTTCGTGGCCGGCCGGGGATCGCGTGCGATCGGTGCCCGAAATGCCCTGGCGGCGCTCGCCGAGCGCCATGGTGCGCTGCTGGCCACGTCGGCCGTCGCCCGCGGACTGTTCCACGACGACCCGTGGTCGCTCGACGTGTCCGGCGGCTTCTCATCCCCCCTTACGGCAGAGCTGATCCAGGGGGCGGATCTGATCGTGGGCTGGGGCTGCGCGCTGAACATGTGGACGATGCGGCACGGTCGGCTGATCGGTCCGGACACGACCGTCGTCCAGGTCGACGACGACGCCTCGGCGCTCGGTGTGCACCGGGAGGTGCACCTCGGCGTCACCGGCGATGTGGAACTCACGGCGCGGCAGGTGCTCGATACGCCCGGACGGCAACGGGAGGGTTACCGGACCGCCGACATCGGGGCGGCCATCGCCACACGGGTGCGGTGGCGGGATGTGCCGTACGAGGACGAGAGCAGCCGTGAACGGATCGATCCGAGGACGCTGAGCATCGCGCTCGACGACATCCTCCCCGCCGAGCGGGTGATGGGCGTGGACTCCGGAAACTTCATGGGCTATCCGACCATGTATCTGTCCGTGCCGGACCACAACGGCCTGTGCTTCACCCAGGCGTTCCAGTCGATCGGCCTGGGCCTTGCGACGGCCATCGGCGCGGCGCTGGCGCGGCCGGACCGGCTGCCCGTGGCCGCGCTCGGCGACGGCGGCGCGCTGATGAGCGCCGCCGAACTCGACACCGTACGCCGTCTAGGGCTGCCGATGGTGGTCGTCGTCTACAACGACGACGCCTACGGAGCGGAGGTGCACCACTTCAAGCCCGGCGGATATCCGCTCGACACGGTCGAGTTCCCGCCGACGGACATCGCCGCCGTGGCGCGAGGCTACGGCTTCGAGGCGGTGACCGTACGCACGCCCGCGGATCTCAAGGCCGTCGAGGACTGGGTCGCCGGACCACGATCCGCGCCACTCCTCATCGATGCCAAGGTGGTCGCGGACCATGGGGCCTGGTGGCTGGAGGAGGCGTTCCGCGGCCACTGA
- a CDS encoding cyclase has translation MSPQSVLAALTTALRSGAIEVVDLTSPLSSSTPVIQLPAEFGQTAVFELEEISRYDDRGPAWYWNNFRSGEHTGTHFDAPNHWVTGKDLTDVASVPAGRLIAPAAVLDFSAEAEADPDFLVEVDHVKAWEAENGPLPEGGWLLLRTGWDARSHAQEPFLNADASGPHTPGLAPECARWVAEESPVIGLGVETVGTDAGQAPSFDPAFPCHSYLMGSDKYGLTQLRNLSALPPTGAVIIAGPLPIVTGSGAPARVLALVERS, from the coding sequence ATGTCCCCCCAATCCGTCCTCGCCGCCCTGACAACCGCGTTGCGAAGTGGTGCGATCGAAGTCGTCGACCTCACCTCGCCCCTGTCGTCCTCCACACCGGTGATCCAGCTGCCCGCCGAGTTCGGCCAGACCGCGGTGTTCGAACTGGAGGAGATCAGCAGGTACGACGACCGGGGACCGGCCTGGTACTGGAACAACTTCCGCAGTGGTGAGCACACGGGCACGCACTTCGACGCGCCGAACCACTGGGTCACCGGGAAGGACCTCACCGACGTGGCGTCGGTTCCGGCAGGGCGGCTGATCGCACCGGCGGCCGTGCTGGACTTCTCCGCCGAGGCGGAGGCGGACCCCGACTTCCTCGTCGAGGTGGACCATGTGAAGGCATGGGAGGCCGAGAACGGGCCGCTGCCCGAGGGCGGCTGGCTGCTGCTGCGTACCGGCTGGGACGCCCGTTCGCACGCGCAGGAGCCGTTCCTCAACGCCGACGCGAGCGGTCCGCACACCCCTGGCCTGGCACCGGAATGCGCTCGGTGGGTGGCGGAGGAGTCGCCGGTGATCGGCCTCGGTGTCGAAACGGTGGGCACCGACGCCGGACAGGCGCCTTCGTTCGATCCTGCCTTCCCGTGTCATTCCTATCTCATGGGCAGTGACAAGTACGGGCTGACGCAGTTGCGGAATCTCTCGGCGCTGCCCCCGACCGGCGCCGTCATCATCGCGGGGCCGTTGCCCATCGTCACCGGATCCGGGGCTCCCGCGCGGGTGCTCGCGCTGGTGGAGCGCTCATGA
- a CDS encoding aldo/keto reductase: protein METTAHNRTLGRSGIEVSALGFGCWAIGGEWQSADGQPLGWGKVDDEESVRAIQRALDLGVTFFDTADAYGTGHSERLLGRALGKHRTDVVIATKWGNLFDERTRICDGQDDSPEHLRRALTASLRRLDTDHVDLYQLHISDADPERAAQLRDICEELVGEGLIRGYAWSTDDPARAAVFAQGTHCAAVQHRLNILQDAPELLALCAESDLASVNRSPLAMGLLTGKHTAGRALDNADIRNAPPAWLPGFLANTGADPAWLQRVDALRSILTSDGRTLAQGALAWIWARSPRTIPIPGFRTVAQAEENAGAIAKGPLTAGQMADVDRILGR, encoded by the coding sequence ATGGAGACCACAGCGCACAACAGAACACTGGGCCGCAGCGGCATCGAGGTGAGCGCTCTCGGCTTCGGCTGCTGGGCCATCGGCGGTGAGTGGCAGTCCGCCGACGGGCAGCCCCTGGGCTGGGGCAAGGTCGACGACGAGGAGTCCGTACGGGCGATTCAGCGCGCACTCGACCTCGGCGTCACCTTCTTCGACACCGCCGACGCGTACGGCACCGGCCACAGCGAACGCCTGCTCGGCCGCGCCCTCGGCAAGCACCGCACGGACGTCGTCATCGCGACCAAATGGGGCAACCTCTTCGACGAGCGGACCCGCATCTGCGACGGGCAGGACGACTCCCCCGAACACCTGCGCCGCGCCCTGACCGCCTCACTGCGGCGCCTGGACACGGACCACGTCGACCTGTACCAACTCCACATTTCCGACGCCGATCCCGAACGCGCCGCCCAACTTCGCGACATCTGTGAGGAGTTGGTGGGCGAGGGCCTGATCCGCGGGTACGCGTGGAGCACCGATGACCCCGCCCGGGCCGCCGTCTTCGCCCAGGGCACGCACTGCGCGGCCGTCCAGCACCGCCTGAACATCCTCCAGGACGCGCCCGAACTCCTCGCCCTCTGCGCGGAGTCGGACCTCGCCAGCGTCAACCGCAGCCCCCTCGCCATGGGACTGCTCACCGGCAAACACACCGCCGGGCGCGCCCTGGACAACGCGGACATCCGCAACGCACCCCCCGCCTGGCTGCCGGGCTTCCTCGCGAACACGGGCGCGGACCCGGCCTGGCTCCAGCGCGTCGACGCCCTGCGGTCCATTCTCACCAGCGACGGCCGCACCCTCGCCCAGGGCGCCCTCGCCTGGATCTGGGCTCGTAGCCCGCGGACGATCCCCATCCCAGGCTTCCGTACGGTCGCCCAAGCCGAGGAAAACGCGGGCGCCATCGCGAAGGGGCCGCTCACCGCCGGGCAGATGGCCGACGTCGACCGGATCCTGGGACGCTGA
- a CDS encoding glutamate dehydrogenase, giving the protein MDVSAQIEAVYDTLRRRNPGEAEFHQAAHEVLHAIGPVLGAHPEYADARIVERLCEPERQLMFRVPWVDDQGTVQVNRGFRVEFNSALGPYKGGLRFHPSVNLGIVKFLGFEQIFKNALTGLSIGGGKGGSDFDPKGRSEAEVMRFCQSFMTELYRHLGEHTDVPAGDIGVGGREIGYLFGQYKRITNRFEAGVLTGKPVGWGGSHARTEATGYGTVFFTQEMLATRGQGFDGRRVVVSGSGNVAVYAIEKVHALGGLVVACSDSSGYLVDEDGIDLALLKEVKEVRRARLSAYAEAKPSARFSSRGSVFDVPCEIALPCATQNELHQQDATALVKNGVLAVAEGANMPCTPEAVEVFRGAGVLFGPGKAANAGGVATSALEMQQNASRDRWTFERTEDQLAGIMRQVHAQCRASAEIYGGDAEDYVLGANTAGFRHVADAMLAQGVI; this is encoded by the coding sequence ATGGACGTCAGTGCCCAGATCGAAGCCGTCTACGACACCCTCCGCCGCCGGAACCCCGGGGAAGCGGAGTTCCATCAGGCGGCCCACGAAGTCCTGCACGCCATAGGTCCCGTGCTGGGGGCGCACCCGGAGTACGCGGACGCCCGGATCGTGGAGCGGCTGTGCGAACCGGAGCGACAGCTGATGTTCCGGGTCCCATGGGTGGACGACCAGGGCACAGTGCAGGTCAACCGCGGTTTCCGGGTGGAGTTCAACAGCGCCCTGGGACCGTACAAGGGCGGCCTGCGGTTCCACCCGAGCGTCAACCTCGGCATCGTGAAGTTCCTCGGCTTCGAGCAGATCTTCAAGAACGCGCTGACCGGATTGTCGATCGGCGGCGGCAAGGGCGGGTCGGACTTCGACCCCAAGGGCCGCTCGGAGGCCGAGGTGATGCGGTTCTGCCAGTCCTTCATGACCGAGCTGTACCGCCATCTGGGCGAGCACACCGATGTGCCCGCCGGGGACATCGGGGTGGGCGGCCGTGAGATCGGCTACCTCTTCGGCCAGTACAAGCGGATCACCAATCGCTTCGAGGCCGGCGTGCTGACCGGAAAGCCCGTCGGCTGGGGCGGTTCACACGCCCGTACCGAGGCCACCGGCTACGGCACGGTCTTCTTCACCCAGGAGATGCTCGCCACCCGGGGTCAGGGCTTCGACGGGCGCCGGGTCGTGGTCTCCGGGTCGGGGAACGTCGCCGTCTACGCCATCGAGAAGGTCCACGCCCTGGGCGGCCTCGTGGTGGCCTGCTCCGACTCCTCCGGCTACCTGGTCGACGAGGACGGCATCGACCTGGCCCTGCTCAAGGAGGTCAAGGAGGTGCGCCGCGCCCGGCTCTCCGCCTACGCCGAGGCGAAGCCGAGCGCGCGGTTCTCCAGCCGGGGGTCGGTGTTCGACGTGCCGTGCGAGATCGCCCTGCCATGCGCGACCCAGAACGAGCTGCACCAGCAGGACGCCACCGCACTGGTGAAGAACGGTGTGCTCGCCGTGGCCGAGGGCGCCAACATGCCGTGCACACCCGAGGCGGTCGAGGTGTTCCGCGGCGCGGGGGTCCTCTTCGGCCCGGGCAAGGCGGCCAACGCGGGCGGGGTCGCCACCTCCGCGCTGGAGATGCAGCAGAACGCCTCCCGCGACCGCTGGACCTTCGAGCGCACCGAGGACCAGCTCGCCGGCATCATGCGGCAGGTCCACGCCCAGTGCCGCGCCTCCGCCGAGATCTACGGAGGTGACGCCGAGGACTACGTGCTCGGCGCCAACACCGCGGGCTTCCGCCACGTCGCGGACGCGATGCTGGCGCAGGGAGTCATCTGA
- a CDS encoding transcriptional regulator: MRSDTERNRRHLIKAAALLFENSPTPVSLAEIAKHAEVSTATAYRHFSSVEEILHAFRAQVGSELRDFSGRQTTRGMVRLEAVSRYWVSLVLEHGGAMAQMRSHRGYLERLREGTGYLTPQAEALTEPLRQTTEELGLGDLGDEALYLWNALFDPRDILDLIKSGRTEDEAATRLVAALRGGLIGWSAPGP, from the coding sequence ATGCGCAGTGACACCGAGCGCAACCGCAGGCATCTCATCAAGGCCGCCGCACTGCTGTTCGAGAACTCGCCGACGCCGGTCAGCCTGGCCGAGATCGCCAAGCACGCCGAGGTGTCCACCGCGACGGCCTACCGGCACTTCTCCTCCGTCGAGGAGATCCTGCACGCGTTCCGGGCCCAAGTGGGCTCCGAGCTAAGGGACTTCAGCGGCCGGCAGACCACGCGAGGCATGGTGAGGCTCGAAGCGGTGTCGCGGTACTGGGTCTCCCTCGTGCTGGAACACGGCGGTGCGATGGCACAGATGCGGTCGCACCGCGGCTATCTCGAACGGCTGCGTGAGGGCACCGGCTATCTCACCCCGCAGGCGGAGGCGCTCACCGAACCGCTGCGGCAGACCACCGAGGAACTCGGTCTAGGGGATCTCGGTGACGAGGCCCTGTATTTGTGGAACGCGCTGTTCGATCCGCGGGACATCCTCGACCTCATCAAGAGCGGACGTACCGAGGACGAGGCGGCCACCCGCCTCGTGGCCGCCCTGCGCGGCGGGCTGATCGGCTGGTCCGCCCCAGGCCCCTAA